Part of the Niallia alba genome is shown below.
ATCATCTTGTTTATTTTCAAACAAGGTTCCGAGTGGAGAATCTTTTTTATTGTATTCATTCTTTTTTGGATCTTCTCTTAACGGTTCTAATGCAAAAGTATCTAAGCAATAATTTTGATAGGCTTTATCGGTTAAGTTGCAGCCAGATGCTTTGACATGACCACCACCGCCATAGGTACCTGCTACTTTGGATACATCTACATGATCATGAATGGTACGGAAACCAAGCTTTTTCCCGCCAATATTAACAATCGCTATGTAATCTAAATGAGGGTACTCTTTTCCGAGCTCATTCCCTAATTCAGAATGGTATTGCTCTGCATATACAACGCCTGCATATAAACCATCAATCTCCTTTTGCACGAGTTCACGTCGTTTGCGTCGGATGTAACGGTCAATTTTCTTTTCTTCCATATCTAGTATCTGTACTTCTAGCTCATCAAAAAAGAAATGCTCATTTTCCTTTAAACGTGTTACCATTTTCTCAACAAATTCATCAAAAGAAATTAGATAAAAAAGTGCATTTAGACGTTGTGCTTCTAAATTATTATTTCTTTCCCAATCCCAGGTATCGTATTGTCTTACTAGTTCAACAAATTCATCCACCGCTGGAGAGGGTGTCATATAGCCATTTTTGACAAGGTATTCATATAATAAAGAAGTGGCACTAGTTAACGTTCCATCCTCATCTTGAACAGAAACAAATCCCCATTCAAAATCATTTAAATGAAGTGCCGTTTTATGATGGTCAATAAGTTGAACTTTTCCACCCTTTTTATAATAATCATCTAGTCGAATTGTATTTTCCTCATTAACAGAAAGATCGGTAATAAAGAGGAAGGTATTTTCTATTTTTTGATCTAAGAATTTTTCTACTTCTTGATTCAGAAAAGAAACGGAGTTATAACGAATCTCTACGTCTTCTCCGAAAGCCAGCTTTGCCACAATGCCGCAGCCAACTCCATCTAGGTCATTATGCGATAATAGTTTGTACATTTTTTTCACCCCTGCCCAATAGTATAATCTAATATGGAAAAAATAGAACAGCTTACGACTAATTTCTTTTAGAAAACAATCTGAAAAACAATTCATTGGAAAGAAAAAAGGTGTCTCAAATAGGTTATGCACCCTGCTTGAGACAGCCCTACGTATAGTTATTTCAATCCAATGTATACAATTTCGCCGTCTATTTGAATTTCTTTCATTTCTGCTATTCTTTCAAAGAGGAGCTTATGAAGAATAACGCCTTTATGAATGAGGGAATGATATTCCATCATTGTATTTTTGAAAATGGATGAACTGTCGATATATAAATCAATTTTTTTATCGACAGGCAGATTTTTCTCTTTGCGCAAATCTTGGATAGACCGAATCAGTTCTCGGATGTTCCCTTCCTTTTTTAATGCTACTGATACGGTAGTATCAAGCATTACGGTAAAGTTCTTATTAGAGGCCTCATGATATCCAGGTAAATTTGTTTTTCTTTGAAGGAGTATTTCCTCTCCTGCTAGGGTAACACTTTCTTTACTTTCTAGCTGAAAAGTTAAATATCCTTTATTTCTGAAGAAATTTATCTCTTCTTGTGTAGCGGTTTGTACTCTCTCTTTAAGTTGCTTTGTATTACTTCCTAGTTTTGGTCCTGTCTTTTGAAAATTGAGCTTTAAGGAATATTGAACATAATTATCTTGAGAATCTATCCAGTTAATGCTTTTTACATTAAGTTCATCTTTTATAATTGGCTCAAATTTAATAAGCTCGATATCTGGCGAATTCGTTGCTGAGAAAATCAGTAGTGTTGCTAAAGGTTGCTTTGTTTTTAGTTGAAACCGGTGACGGAGACTTCGCCCTAGTTCAACTATCTCTTTAACCTGTTCCATTTGTTCTTCTAATTGTTTATTCATTCTTTCTGAATTCTTTGAAGGAAAGTTAGTCAGATGGACGCTTTTCCCTGTTAAGGCAAGATAAATGCTTTCAGAAGTGAAAGGAGTAAAAGGAGCAAGCAATTGTGATAACTGAGTTAATACAGTATATAGTGTTTGAAAGGCAGAAATTTTATCCTCAGACATTCCGGCTATCCAAAACCGTTCGCGATTTCTACGAATATACCAGTTGCTTACATCGTCCATTAACTCACCAAGTTTCCGAGCTGCATTAGTCACTTGATATTGTTCCATCTCTGATTGCACGACCATTGTCGTCGTTGCTAAGCGAGAGAGAATCCAGTGATCCATATTAGGCATATTTTTAACTTTAGGTAAATCTGTCTCAAAACCATCTATCTCAGCGTATAAGGAGTAGAAATGAAATAAACTTAAAAATGTATCAATGATTTTTGATTTTGCCTCTTGGACATTTTTTGCTGAGAATCTTTTTTGGTTCCATGGAGCGCTATCTGCGATAAGCGCCCATCGTAGTGCATCTGCACCATATGTTTGGATAAGCTGGACAGGGTCTAGCGCATTGCCCTTACTTTTAGACATTTTTTGCCCATCCTCATCTAATACATGCCCTGTAGCCACAACATTCTTATATGGTACTTTACCAGTATAGAGGACAGATACAGCCAATAGCGAATAAAACCATCCTCTTGTTTGGTCAATTCCTTCTACAATAACATCTGCAGGAAACTGCCGTTGAAATACTTCATTATTTTCAAATGGAGTATGATATTGGGCAAATGGCATGGAGCCACTATCAAACCATACGTCGATTACTTCAGGTGTTCGATACATCTCTCCACTGCAAGATGGACATGTTAAGACAAGTTCATCTACGTAAGGTTTATGCAATTCTAACTGGTCAAATGGGGCCTTAGTATATTTTTTTACTTGTGCAATACTTTTTGGAGCAATCTCCTTTTGACAGGAAGTACATTGCCAAACATTTAGTGGTGTTCCCCAATATCGGTTTCGACTTATATTCCAATCGACTAAACCATCAAGAAATTTTCCGAAACGACCATCCTTTATATGCTCAGGATGCCAAGTTACTTCTTGATTTCTAGTGATAAGCATTTCTTTTACGGCAGTAGTTTTAATAAACCAGCTTTCTGTCGCGTAATACAAAAGAGCTGTGTCACAGCGCCAGCAATGTGGATAGGAATGTTCATACTTTTCTTTATGGAATAACAACCCCTTTTGGTGAAGCATTTTGATTATCTCCACATCCACTTTCCCGTCTTTTACAAAGGCGCCAGCTAGAGGAGGAATACATTCTTTGTATCTTCCCCTTTCATCGACTACGTGTACAAAAGAAAGATTGTTTTCTTGCACAAGTCGATAGTCATCCTCTCCATAAGCAGGAGCAATATGGACAATTCCTGTTCCGCTTTCACTTGTGACGAAATCGCCATGATGAATGGTATGACCTTTCACAACTTGAATATAGGAAAATGGTGCTGAATAGGAGAGACCAACTAAGGCTGATCCCTTTAATTGTTCGATTACTTCCCCTTCTGTGCCAATAACCTGCTGCAATCTATTTTGAGCAACAATGAATATTTCTTCCCCTACTTTTACTTTTACATAATCTAAGTCTTTATGAACTGCTAAGGCCACGTTCGCTGGTAGCGTCCAAGGTGTCGTTGTCCAACCTAGTATATATTCATTTGCTTTTGTAGTTAATTTAAATTTAACGGTTGCACTTAAATCTTTTACATCTTTATAGCCTTGTGCCACTTCATGTGAGCTTAAGGAGGTTTGGCAGCTAGGGCAGTATGGAGAGACGCGGTGTCCTTTATACAGCCAGCCCTTTTCATGAATAGTTCCAAGGATATTCCAAACCGATTCCATATATTCATTACTCATGGTCATATATGGTTCATCCATATCAACCCAATATCCTAATTCTTTCGTAAAGGTTCTCCATTGCTTTTCATAAGAGAATACACTTTCTTTGCACTGTTCAATAAATGGAATAACCCCGTATTTTTCGATTTCTTGTTTTCCAGAAATACCGAGTTTTTTTTCTACCCCTAATTCAACAGGGAGTCCGTGGGTATCCCAACCGGCTTTGCGAATTACTTGTTTTCCGTTCATTGTTTGAAAGCGGGCAATAATATCTTTGATAGTTCTGCCTAGTGCATGGCCGACGTGTGGAAGGCCATTAGCTGTTGGCGGTCCTTCGTAAAATACAAAAGAATCATTGTTTTTGCGCTGTTCGATTGATTTTTGAAAAATTCGTTCTTTTTCCCAAAAGGCGAGTATTCTTTTTTCACGGGCTCTGTCTGTTTCTTTTGGTTTTTCCATGCATATCCCTCCATTTTTAATCAGTAAACATTCCAGTATAGAAAGATATTTTCGGAAATAAAAAACACCCGTCCCTTTGTAGGGACGAGTGTATTATTCATAACCCGCGTTACCACCCAAATTCTGTTTGGCAAAAAAGCAAACAGCGCTTAGTCAACGTACTATCATACGTGTTCCTTTTAACGGTGGAAATCCGTCAAGACTTACTAACGGTTCAGCCTTGCATCTCAGAGATGATTTTTCCGGTTTGCTTTCCTTACTGGCTTTCACCATACCCAGCTCGCTAAAAGGGACACAAAACGTACTTTTTCTCTTCATTGATTTCTATGAATTGGAATGTTTTGTATAGGATAGCACTTTTAAATGGGAAGTTCAAGAGGCATATGCCTATATTTCATCATGAAAAAAAGCTTAATAAATAAGTGAAAATACAGCCACAAATCTGTCATAGTATCGAGACTGGGATTTTGTTAGAATGGTAGGTAGTGATTGAATAGGCTTGAAAGGGAGTAGAGACATGAAGAAAGTATTAAATATAGCCTTCTTTTATGCTATTTTAGGATTAGTTAGTGGTGTTTACTATAGAGAATTTACAAAAATGAGAGATTTTGCAGGGGAAACTCAGCTCTCCGTTGTTCATACCCACTCATTTGCCTTAGGAATGATGATTATGCTGATTGTCTATTTATTCTGTTATACGATGAAAATACATACGCTTAAAAATTTTGATGTGTTCTTTTATTTTTATAATATTGGTGTACTTTCAACGATTACATTAATGATTATTCGTGGGACACTGCAAGTGCTTGAATTTGATTTATCAGTTGGGGTAGACTCTGCTATTTCTGGAATTGCAGGCTTAGGCCATATTTCTGTTACGATTGGATTAGTGTTGTTTTTTCTTCTTTTGAGAAAAAATCATAGCGAAAATATTCGAACGAAGTAGAAAAGATCTGTTTTTCCGAAGCCAATTCGTAGGAGTGTTGCTTCGGAAAAACAATCGATTTTATGGTAAAGCTTTGCTACCTTGTTTTTCTATCGCTTATATAATGGGAAAGAGCCAATAATGGAAAAATCTTATTATAGCTATGATAATAGATATAGAATTGATTTGGTAAACCAATTCCTGTAGGATAGGTAATTGCATCATCCTCTTGTTTTTTTTCTAGTATATAGCTTATTCCCCTTTTTACTTCTTTGCTTGCTCCTTCCCCTGCTGCAACTAATGCATCAACAGCCCAAGCCGTTTGTGATTCTGTGCTGAATGGGAGAGACACATAGGATAATTTTTCACAGCTTTGGCAAGATTCGCCCCATCCTCCATCTGATTGTTGAATTTTTTTCAACCAAGCTATAGCTTTCTTGATTGTTGGGTGATTTACATCCATACCAACAGCGGCTAAACCAGTAATTGCTGCCCATGTTCCGTAAATATAACAAACACCCCATCTGCCATACCAAGAACCATCTTTTTCCTGATGGTCGATTAGCCAGCTTTTGGCTCGCTTTATATGAGGATGCGTGTAGTCTAAATGCGCAAAGTTTCCCAAGTATTCTAGCACTCTTCCTGTCAAATCAGCAGTAGAAGGATCAATTGCTGCATCTTTTGCATTTTCAATTGGAACTAATTTAAGTATTTCCCAATCGGTATTTTTTTCAAAGGCTCCCCATCCTCCATCTCTGTTTTGCATGGAAAGTAAATAGTTTGTTCCTTTTTGCCAAGCCTGATGGACAGTTTGGTCTATTGCTGCTGGAGCTGTTATGGCTCGTAAAACTGCAGAGGTATCATCATTGTCTGGGTTATTTGTATTAATGTCAGAAAAGCCCCATCCACCAGGTTCTGTATGGGGGTTATGAACCTGCCAATCTCCTTTTTTTGTATGCTGTTTTGTCAGTAGATATTTCGTTGCTTTTCTTATCGGGGTAGTGTCAGTAGCCATTCCCGCTTGCTGTAACGTATAACTAATTAACCCTGTATCCCAAACGGTGCTGGTAGAATTCTCGAGGTGACTTTGTTCCCCTCTTTTATCAATGAGGGATGAGAGACCAGTAACTGCTTTTTGAATAACAGGAGAGTCCTTTTTATAGCCAAGCGCAAGTAGTGCATAAATCATAAAGAAAGTTGCGCTTGCATAACTGTAAAGCGTTCCATCTTCTTCTAGTCGATCTAACATGTACTTTTCTCCGTATTGAAAGCCTAGGTGATGGAGATAAGACGGGAATTTTCCTATTCGTTTCATCTCTTTCCATAGGAAGGTAATTGGAGAGCGCTCATCTTCTAAGTGAGCATAGGATGGATAAAGGGCTATATCTCTTGCAAATAAGTCATCTAGCTGTGGTTTTGTTTTAGCATCGATAGTGAATTTTTTATTCGCTGCTATTAACATTGGTATGAAATGAATACGAGCATAGGCACTAAACTGATAGAAATTAATAGGTTGAAAGGTGGGCAAAAGTAGAAATGTCATCGGAATATAGATCATATGGGACCATGGGTAAAGACCATTGACGGAAAGCATCCATTTTATCATAAAATGAGCTTTCGCTAATCCGCCATTTTTTACTATAAATGCTTTTGCTTTCTTCATTTGATTGTCGTTCTTCGAATAATGTCCAGAGTATAAAAGAGCAGTATACGCAATAATGGTTGCGGATAAATGCCCGTTAGGCTCATCACTATATGCTTTCCAATAGCCCTCTCTATGCTGAGTGGCACGCAGTGTCTTCGTTAAAAGGCGAATATTTTCTTCTTCTGTCTGGATGTCTAAAGCTCTTATGGTGATGATATAAAATGCATCTGTCATTAAGCTTCCCTGAAAACGAAAAGGAAAAGATCCATTTGCTTGCTGATGTTCGACAAGTTCTTTTACACGTCTTTGTTGTTCTGTTTTAACCGATTCGAGAAATGTATTCAATAAGCTCACCTCAAATTCAACATCGTATTAGTAAACTTTATGCAACTTAGGGAAAGTCATATTCAGAAATATTTATATTTTCTTTTTTTAGTGGTTGAAATTGGAAAGATAGAGGACTATAATAAAACATAATTTCATCGAGCGAACATGTAGATCAGAAGGAGTATCCTAAAAAACTTTTTCAAAAGAGAGCAGTCGGCAGCTGAAAAGATTGTGTTGAAGTCTTAGGAGAAGACATCTGTGAGTGTTACTTTGAACGTTGTATAACTAACTAGTAGAAGTAACCGGCCGTCACCGTTATGATACAAGTGGTTTTTTTAAAAGAACAATTTGGGTGGTACCGCGGATAATCCGTCCCTTTTATAGGGGCGGATTTTTGTTGTTTTTTTGCATAAATTTAAGGAGGTGAGTACCGTGGATGACGATGATGATAACGATATGAATCAAGAGAATTTACTAACTTTAGGAGGAACAACGATATGGAATTTTCAAAAAGGGTACTCATTTCTGAGTGTGAGCAACATATTGGTAAAGAAGTAATATTAAAGGGCTGGGTGAAGAAAATTCGCCAACTAGGAAAGGTTGGCTTCTTGTTATTGAGAGATCGTACTGGAACAGTACAATGTGTTTTAGAGCAGGAGCAAAATCAGTTGAAAATAGAAACAGAAAGTGTAGTTCGGGTGACTGGAGTTCTTGTAAAAACGGATAAAACAGCAAATGGAGTAGAACTGCAAGTAAACGAATTAATCGTACTAGCTGAAGCGGATCCTTTGCCATTTGAAATTAATAAGAAAAAAGTAAATGCAGGGTTAGACCACTTATTAAATCATCGAGTTTTATCTTTAAGACACGAGCAAATAAATGCTATTTTTACAGTCCAATCCATGTTTGTAAAAGGTTTTGCAGAGTTCTTAACAAAGGAAGGGTTCACCCGGATTTTCACTCCTAAAATCGTTTCACAAGGAGCAGAAGGCGGGGCCAATGTTTTTACCTTTAACTACTTTGATAAAAATGCTTATTTAGCTCAATCTCCGCAATTTTATAAACAAATGATGGTTGGAGCGGGGTTTGAAAGAGTGTTTGAAATTGCTCCTGTATATAGAGCAGAAGAACATAATTCCTCTAGACATTTAAATGAATATACCTCGCTAGATGTCGAAATGGGCTTTATTGAAAACGTCGAGGAAGTAATGGAGATGGAAAAGCAGGTTCTTCAATATACTTTTGATTATGTGAAGGAGCATTGTCAGAAACAGTTAGACATACTAAAGGTTGAAATACCAGTGATTAACGATATTCCCCAAATGACATTAGCAGAGGCACAGCAACTATTAAAGAAGAAGTATCAAAAGGATTCCCCAGAAGGAGATTTAAATACAGAAGGGGAAAAGTGCATTGGAAACTATATAAAGGAAAAGTACGGAAGTGATTTTGTTTTTATAACCAACTATCCGAGAACAACTAGACCGATGTATACAATGCCAAATAAGGAGAATCCGGTGTTAACTGATTCATTTGACCTTTTATATAAAGGAAGTGAAATTACCTCAGGCGGACAGAGAATTCATCGACAAGCAGAGCTGATAGCATCTTTTAAAGAAAAGGGACTAAACCCAGATGAGTTTAAGGCATATATCGATTCTTTTGCATATGCAATTCCACCACATGGAGGGTTTGGAATTGGCTTAGAACGAATTATCATGAAGTTTCTAAACCTAGGAAATATTCGGGAAGCAAGCGCGTTTCCGAGAGATTGCGACAGGATTATTCCATAAAATGGTTATTTAAGTCTAGTACTCATAAATAAAAACTAGCCCCTTACTCGTAAATTCGTAGGTTAATTTGGAGAAATGTTTTCTAGAAAACATAACCAAAGCAGAGCTACATTACGAAAGGAGCTAGTTTTATTATAATATCCCGAATTTGATTGATTAAAACATAAAAACGAGCATATTTTTATAAAATTTTAATAATATGGGTTTCTTTTCTATCTAGAAAAGGTATAGGACAAGGAGATAGATTATACATAGTGGTAGTGTCAAAAGATTTATGAAAACTACCTAAAGGGTTAGTTTCTCTCCTATTTACTGGATGGAGATGCGCCGCAATCGCTCTTGACAAACACGCCAATGGTTTGAGGATTGTTTAACAAGGGCGAAGGGAACAAAAGAAGGCATACCAAATAAGCCCTTGGTTGTTTCCATTTTAAACCATTGGCAAGTTCGGTTTGTCAAGAGTTCGCTCCGCCGATTGCTGAATTAGCTTAAGGGCTCAGCTAAACAAAAAGTTAGGCTTGTCTTTGTTCTACTATCCATTGTTGTGCTAATCCAATGAGCTTTGTCCAACGTGCTGGCATTGTTGGAAGCCCCTTGAGTTCTGGATTCACTACGGGCACTTTTCCTTCTAAGGCGGCATGCGGACGCAAAAAGTTAAAGTAGGCCGTAAATAAGGTGACGTATGAAATGGAACCATGTTCAGAGCCGAATCCATGAGTGGAGCGATAATTGCCCTTAAAGGTGCGGTTAAGTCTCTCAATTATTTGTTTCAGTGGTCTATATTCGGTCGAAACAGGGTCCTCATTGGTTAATCCAATGACCTGCTTCACATCGAATGAAATCCCATGTTGAGCGAAGAAATGTTGGGCTAAAAGATAGATTGGATTCCCGTCTACCACAAAGGTCAGATTTTCTGGAATCTCTTTCATCTTGATTAAGACCTCATCAATTGCTCGAATGGCTGTTGCTGTGTCTCGATTAGGCGACACCGGATACGAAAGAATAATCTTTTTCACGGCGTCAAAAAAGAAAAATAAATAATGCCATCGACCGTTTACTCTGATATACGTTTCATCACCGCAGAATTGGTCTGAAAGTTCATAGGGATAGTGATCCACATAAGGTTTAAGTAATAAAGCTACGCTATTTTCGTAGTTCAATACAGTCTGATGTGAAATCATCACTCCGTGTACGTCCTGCATAATCGCAGCTGTTTTACGGGCCGAAAGGCCATAGTTTACATGATAGGTTAGGATTAATCCTAATGTATGTGGTGATGCATAAATCTTTGATAAGTCAACGGCCGGCAGTTCTGGTGATTCCTTGGATAACGGCTGGAAATCGATATGAAACTGACGGAAAATGTATCTTAATTTAAATGCTTGAGGGTCCTTTTTGAACCTTTTCTTTTCTTTTGAAGTCATCCCATTGAGCTTCTTTTGATAATAAGAACAGTCATTGTTCTTGCACTTAAACACGTGAAAATCTTTTCTTTCTTTTATTTTCTCGAGAGTTTTGGAACAATGAGGACACTTCAGGATGGCTTCCTTAGAATAACGGTTCTTTTCACTGAAGAGCTCTGTACACACCTTGCATTGATACTGGCCTTTATCTCCATTGTTGGCATAAAGATAATCTGATGGAGCACCACACTTTGGGCAGTTCATGGATTTAGGTACGGAAACTTTTGCATTCTTACGCCTTTGAACAGGTTTAAGTGGTTTCCCGTTCTTCTCTAGATATTCACTAAGAAGAACTCGATAATCAAGCTGTTCCAGAACTTCAATGACCGGAAGGTCGTCCACTTGAAGTTTTCGATATGGTTTATTTACTGGCTGTTCAGTAGGCTTATCAAACATACTCTTACCAATCAATAAAGTAAGCAATGTTCGAATTAGTTGTTCTTGATAGTTTATAAAAGTTAATAAATAGGTTATAATTTGAGGGTACAAATTGTCACTTCCTTTTCTAGGTTGTTGAGAGTGTCGTAACCTCAATTATCCTTAGAATTCAGGGGGTGGCAATTTTTTTGCTTATAAAGCCCTCTCAGATAGGATTTAATAACCTATTTACTATAAAAGTTTTGACAATACGTACATAGTTGGAGGGGGAAACATATGATAGAGGATCTAGAATTAGTACTTGATGCAAAAGCTGTGCTTGGAGAAGGACCATGCTGGGATTTTAGAAACAATATTTTATATTGGGTAGATATTGAAGGAAAAAAAGTACATATGTATAACCATATTTCTGGTGAGCACAAACAGGTTCAACTAGAACGAGAAGTATCGGCTGTTATCCCTTGTATAACAAAAGATACAGAATTTATTGTTACATTAGATAATGGCTTTCATCTTTTAAATATAGAAACAGAGCAACTAAAGTTTATTGGCGATCCAGAGCGAGATTTAAAACAGAATCGTTTTAATGATGGGAAATGTGATGCTTATGGTCGTTTATGGGCAGGTACAATGTGCAGAGATGGAAAGACGAAAGATGCAGCACTATACTGTCTTGATAATGAGGGAAAATGGACGGAAAAAATAAGTCATTTGAGTATTTCGAACGGCATTGCATGGACTAGTGATAATGAATACTTATACCATATTGATACACCTGCTCAAACAGTAACACGTTATGAATATGATTTGGAAACAGGAAAATTAGGAAAAGCAAAGCAGATTATTGATTTTTCAGAGGAAGAAGGATTCCCAGATGGTATGACAATTGATAGCGAAGGAATGCTATGGATTGCTCATTACGGTGGAGGAAGAGTGTCTAGATGGAATCCAGAGAGTGGGGGGAAATTAAGTGAAATATGCTTGCCAGTGCCGAATGTGACGTCTTGTACATTTGGAGGGAAAAAACTAAATGAGTTATATATAACGACAGCGAGATCTGGTTTGGATGATGAAGAATTAAAAAAGTATCCACAATCAGGAGGGTTATATAAAATCAAGCTACATATTCAAGGAGTAAAAACGTATTTATATCAAAACTAATTCTCTTGGCTATAAAAAAAGAGCTAATCAAACAGGATAATCATTTAATTAGCTCTTTTTTTATTTAACAACTAAAACTGGACATTTTACGCTTTTGATTACTTTATGACTAACACTTCCCAATACCAGTTCTTGCAAGGAATTTAATCCGCGGCTGCCAATGACAAGTAAGTCAAAGCTCTTTTGATTTGCATACTCGACAATTGTAGGACCCGGCTCTCCATGAAGAAATAGTAGTTTATAAGTGATATTATTGGATTGTAAGTATTCTTCCATTGATAAGAATTTTTTCCGCCTAGTAAGTTCTAAATCAGCCTTCCCTTGAGCGTGCAATACATCGTATTTCGATTGAGTGATATCTAGGACATGAACAACTGTAATTACAGCATTCTCCTGAAGGGAAGCTAATTTTACTGCTTCTGTTGTTGCTCTTAACGAGTTTTTTGAACCATCAATTGCTAAAAGAATAGTAGAATACATGATTTACGCCCCTTTTTCTGATTTAGTGATCAGATAGTTTCGCATTTTGTTTGGGAAATACAGCAAGTTTATCTACAATCTTTTTACTTGCAGAATCTAAGCCAGTAATGGTAACTGTATTTTGATTTTCCTTCAGCTTTAACGCAATTTTATCAATGGCACCGACTGCAGAATCATCCCATACATGAGAATTAGTAAAATTAATGGAAATTTGTTTGTTTTTAATCGTTGTATCAAATGCTTGAACAAAGCTATCAACAGAAGCAAAAAATAGTTGTCCTTCCACTGCATAGTTGTAGCCTTGCGACGTTTCCTGTTTATGCATTTTCACATGGGAAATCTTCGCAGCAAATAAGACAGCACTTAAAATAACCCCAGCAATTACCCCTATCGATAAATTATCGGTTGCGACAACAATTATCACGGTTACGAGCATAACGATTGCATCTCCTTTTGGAGCAGTAACTAAGTACTTGAAGGAAGACCAGTCAAAGGTGCCGATACACACCATAATCATGATGCCAACTAGGACTGGCATAGGAATCTGTACAACAAGGCTGCCTAATACCATAATTAAAAACATTAGAAAAACGCCTGCAACAAATGTAGAGAGTCTCCCTCTCCCACCTGATTTCACATTGATAACAGATTGACCAATCATCGCACAGCCAGCCATTCCGCCAAAGAATCCTGTAACAATATTAGCTATTCCCTGTCCCCTTGCTTCTCTGTTTTTATTACTGTCTGTATCTGTTGCATCATCAATGATAGAAGCAGTTAATAAGGATTCCAATAGACCAACAATCGATAAAGCCAGCGCATATGGGAAAATTATTGCTAACGTTTCAAAGGAAAACGGTACATTTGGAATAAAGAAAGATGGCAATGATTGCGTAATTTTTCCCAAATCACCAACAGTAGATACATTTACATTTCCAACAATAGCAACAGCGGTTAAAATAATAATAGCAATTAGCGGTGCTGGAATGACTTTTAAAAATCGCGGCAAGATATACACAATTAATAACGTGATGATTACAAATAAATAAGTAATGTTTGTTACGTTAATAAGATGTGGCACTTGAGCCATAAAAATTAAGATCGCTAAAGCATTAACAAATCCAATCATCACTGCTCTCGGGATAAACTTCATGAGCTTCGCAATTTTTAATACGCCGAAAAGAATCTGAATTATCCCTGTAAGGATTGTAGCAGCAAATAAATATTCTAATCCGTAATCTCTAACTAATGGCCCCATTAATAATGCCATTGCTCCTGTTGCTGCCGAAATCATACCAGGTCTTCCACCTGTAAA
Proteins encoded:
- a CDS encoding DUF2871 domain-containing protein is translated as MKKVLNIAFFYAILGLVSGVYYREFTKMRDFAGETQLSVVHTHSFALGMMIMLIVYLFCYTMKIHTLKNFDVFFYFYNIGVLSTITLMIIRGTLQVLEFDLSVGVDSAISGIAGLGHISVTIGLVLFFLLLRKNHSENIRTK
- a CDS encoding DHH family phosphoesterase, with protein sequence MYKLLSHNDLDGVGCGIVAKLAFGEDVEIRYNSVSFLNQEVEKFLDQKIENTFLFITDLSVNEENTIRLDDYYKKGGKVQLIDHHKTALHLNDFEWGFVSVQDEDGTLTSATSLLYEYLVKNGYMTPSPAVDEFVELVRQYDTWDWERNNNLEAQRLNALFYLISFDEFVEKMVTRLKENEHFFFDELEVQILDMEEKKIDRYIRRKRRELVQKEIDGLYAGVVYAEQYHSELGNELGKEYPHLDYIAIVNIGGKKLGFRTIHDHVDVSKVAGTYGGGGHVKASGCNLTDKAYQNYCLDTFALEPLREDPKKNEYNKKDSPLGTLFENKQDDIFFLYQVSKNQWAINHKKTKLPQTFPTFLQGEIFLRRNYGAWLARDDKYIRYVMDFVKHK
- the ileS gene encoding isoleucine--tRNA ligase, which translates into the protein MEKPKETDRAREKRILAFWEKERIFQKSIEQRKNNDSFVFYEGPPTANGLPHVGHALGRTIKDIIARFQTMNGKQVIRKAGWDTHGLPVELGVEKKLGISGKQEIEKYGVIPFIEQCKESVFSYEKQWRTFTKELGYWVDMDEPYMTMSNEYMESVWNILGTIHEKGWLYKGHRVSPYCPSCQTSLSSHEVAQGYKDVKDLSATVKFKLTTKANEYILGWTTTPWTLPANVALAVHKDLDYVKVKVGEEIFIVAQNRLQQVIGTEGEVIEQLKGSALVGLSYSAPFSYIQVVKGHTIHHGDFVTSESGTGIVHIAPAYGEDDYRLVQENNLSFVHVVDERGRYKECIPPLAGAFVKDGKVDVEIIKMLHQKGLLFHKEKYEHSYPHCWRCDTALLYYATESWFIKTTAVKEMLITRNQEVTWHPEHIKDGRFGKFLDGLVDWNISRNRYWGTPLNVWQCTSCQKEIAPKSIAQVKKYTKAPFDQLELHKPYVDELVLTCPSCSGEMYRTPEVIDVWFDSGSMPFAQYHTPFENNEVFQRQFPADVIVEGIDQTRGWFYSLLAVSVLYTGKVPYKNVVATGHVLDEDGQKMSKSKGNALDPVQLIQTYGADALRWALIADSAPWNQKRFSAKNVQEAKSKIIDTFLSLFHFYSLYAEIDGFETDLPKVKNMPNMDHWILSRLATTTMVVQSEMEQYQVTNAARKLGELMDDVSNWYIRRNRERFWIAGMSEDKISAFQTLYTVLTQLSQLLAPFTPFTSESIYLALTGKSVHLTNFPSKNSERMNKQLEEQMEQVKEIVELGRSLRHRFQLKTKQPLATLLIFSATNSPDIELIKFEPIIKDELNVKSINWIDSQDNYVQYSLKLNFQKTGPKLGSNTKQLKERVQTATQEEINFFRNKGYLTFQLESKESVTLAGEEILLQRKTNLPGYHEASNKNFTVMLDTTVSVALKKEGNIRELIRSIQDLRKEKNLPVDKKIDLYIDSSSIFKNTMMEYHSLIHKGVILHKLLFERIAEMKEIQIDGEIVYIGLK
- the shc gene encoding squalene--hopene cyclase, coding for MNTFLESVKTEQQRRVKELVEHQQANGSFPFRFQGSLMTDAFYIITIRALDIQTEEENIRLLTKTLRATQHREGYWKAYSDEPNGHLSATIIAYTALLYSGHYSKNDNQMKKAKAFIVKNGGLAKAHFMIKWMLSVNGLYPWSHMIYIPMTFLLLPTFQPINFYQFSAYARIHFIPMLIAANKKFTIDAKTKPQLDDLFARDIALYPSYAHLEDERSPITFLWKEMKRIGKFPSYLHHLGFQYGEKYMLDRLEEDGTLYSYASATFFMIYALLALGYKKDSPVIQKAVTGLSSLIDKRGEQSHLENSTSTVWDTGLISYTLQQAGMATDTTPIRKATKYLLTKQHTKKGDWQVHNPHTEPGGWGFSDINTNNPDNDDTSAVLRAITAPAAIDQTVHQAWQKGTNYLLSMQNRDGGWGAFEKNTDWEILKLVPIENAKDAAIDPSTADLTGRVLEYLGNFAHLDYTHPHIKRAKSWLIDHQEKDGSWYGRWGVCYIYGTWAAITGLAAVGMDVNHPTIKKAIAWLKKIQQSDGGWGESCQSCEKLSYVSLPFSTESQTAWAVDALVAAGEGASKEVKRGISYILEKKQEDDAITYPTGIGLPNQFYIYYHSYNKIFPLLALSHYISDRKTR